Proteins from one Clostridium cellulovorans 743B genomic window:
- a CDS encoding formate/nitrite transporter family protein, protein MFSEEINKLSSAAEKKVNLLKAGRGKYITASALAGIYVGFGILLIFTIGGLLAAANSPATKIVMGLSFGIALSLVLMAGSELFTGNNMIMTVGALEKKTSWLDLAKIWIYSYVGNFIGSIFLSFLFVKAGLAKGATAEFILKTAGAKMNAPFDELFFKGILCNMLVCLAIWCFFKLKEEVAKLIMVFWCLFAFITSGYEHSIANMTLLSTALMIPHEATVSIAGLVNNLAAASLGNIVGGALFIGTAYWYISKHK, encoded by the coding sequence ATGTTTAGTGAAGAAATTAACAAACTTTCTAGTGCTGCTGAAAAAAAGGTAAACCTTTTAAAGGCAGGAAGAGGAAAGTATATTACAGCATCTGCTTTGGCTGGGATATACGTAGGTTTTGGGATTTTACTTATATTCACAATTGGTGGTCTTCTAGCAGCTGCTAATTCACCAGCAACTAAAATAGTTATGGGATTATCTTTTGGAATTGCCTTAAGCCTTGTGCTAATGGCTGGCTCTGAACTGTTTACAGGAAATAATATGATAATGACTGTAGGCGCTTTAGAGAAGAAAACTTCGTGGCTTGATCTAGCTAAAATCTGGATTTATAGTTATGTTGGTAATTTTATAGGCTCTATATTTTTATCATTTTTATTTGTTAAAGCTGGACTTGCTAAAGGTGCAACAGCAGAATTTATTCTTAAGACTGCAGGGGCAAAGATGAATGCTCCTTTTGATGAATTATTTTTCAAAGGAATACTTTGTAACATGTTAGTTTGTTTAGCAATTTGGTGTTTCTTTAAATTAAAAGAAGAAGTTGCAAAACTAATAATGGTATTTTGGTGTTTATTTGCATTCATAACAAGTGGATATGAGCATAGTATTGCTAATATGACTTTATTATCTACAGCACTAATGATTCCTCACGAAGCTACAGTATCCATAGCAGGACTTGTAAATAACTTGGCAGCAGCATCCTTAGGGAATATTGTAGGTGGAGCTTTATTTATTGGAACAGCATATTGGTATATTTCTAAACACAAATAA
- a CDS encoding Crp/Fnr family transcriptional regulator, whose product MLKEEELEIFKATIHIKEDTLNLIKSKGEKKAVSKGEIVFNERDEVNTIYFVLSGKVTMYRLSEDGQKRVIYILGPGKFINEVIFDGLPASIGCEAFEDCQLAYFYKEDLLQIMSTDFELTKFIISSMGKKIRRLYRQLKNTVPIKIDKKLAAKLWKLSKDYGIEIEEGTLIDLDISITYLASMLGSARETISKSMTRLEKEGLITYKGKRIVVPKREALSVYFRGI is encoded by the coding sequence ATGCTCAAGGAAGAAGAGTTAGAAATTTTCAAAGCAACTATTCATATAAAGGAAGATACTCTGAATTTGATTAAATCAAAGGGCGAAAAAAAAGCTGTATCCAAAGGGGAAATTGTATTTAATGAAAGGGACGAGGTTAATACTATCTACTTTGTCTTAAGTGGGAAAGTTACCATGTATAGGCTTAGTGAAGACGGGCAAAAAAGAGTTATATACATATTAGGTCCAGGGAAATTTATAAATGAGGTAATCTTTGATGGTTTACCAGCTTCTATAGGTTGTGAGGCTTTTGAGGATTGCCAGCTTGCATACTTTTATAAAGAGGATCTTCTTCAGATAATGTCAACAGATTTCGAACTTACGAAATTTATTATAAGTTCTATGGGTAAGAAGATAAGACGATTATATAGGCAATTAAAGAATACAGTCCCTATAAAAATAGATAAAAAGCTTGCTGCAAAGCTGTGGAAGCTTTCTAAGGACTATGGTATTGAAATTGAAGAAGGAACTTTGATTGATCTTGATATAAGTATTACGTATCTTGCTTCAATGCTTGGAAGTGCTAGAGAAACTATATCAAAATCTATGACACGGCTTGAAAAGGAAGGGTTAATAACATATAAGGGAAAACGGATTGTAGTACCAAAGAGAGAAGCTTTGTCGGTGTACTTTAGAGGTATATAA
- the asrA gene encoding anaerobic sulfite reductase subunit AsrA translates to MGFSMDNVKFNSILQELKKEYKIYAPILMEGKGTFSDTDSIKYGEISSIEEVVFDKKSNFSPKEVILPITQTLFYFTEDKVIEPEIDSKKILVFLRSCDIHSVKRLDQIYLKNGGVDPYYKALREKTKFVLMECENSFENCFCVSMGTNKTEDYAFFVRHKENQVSIKLQDEEFENFFKAEEVLEVEPSYVDSNDTVVKIPENLDQRVFKATMWKEYSARCIACGRCNMVCGTCACFTMQDIFYKDNPKSGERRRVWASCHVDGFTSMAGGHSFRLDKGERMRFKVMHKVYDYKKRFGYHMCTGCGRCDDVCPEYISFANSVNKLNDAMKEIKAEEEVK, encoded by the coding sequence ATGGGTTTCAGCATGGATAATGTAAAGTTTAACAGCATTTTACAAGAATTAAAGAAGGAATATAAGATTTACGCTCCTATACTTATGGAGGGGAAAGGTACTTTCTCTGATACAGACAGTATAAAGTATGGAGAAATCAGTAGCATTGAAGAAGTTGTTTTTGATAAAAAATCTAACTTTTCTCCAAAGGAAGTAATTCTTCCGATAACTCAAACCTTGTTCTATTTTACTGAGGACAAAGTTATTGAACCTGAGATTGATTCAAAGAAGATACTTGTATTTTTAAGAAGCTGTGATATCCACTCTGTAAAAAGATTGGATCAAATATATTTAAAAAATGGTGGGGTTGATCCTTACTATAAAGCTCTAAGAGAGAAAACTAAGTTCGTTTTGATGGAATGTGAAAATAGCTTTGAAAATTGTTTTTGTGTAAGTATGGGTACAAATAAAACTGAAGATTACGCATTTTTCGTAAGACACAAAGAAAATCAAGTATCAATTAAGCTTCAAGATGAAGAATTTGAAAATTTCTTTAAAGCTGAAGAAGTTTTAGAAGTTGAGCCAAGCTATGTTGATTCTAACGATACAGTAGTTAAGATACCAGAAAATTTAGATCAAAGAGTATTTAAAGCTACTATGTGGAAAGAATATTCAGCTAGATGTATTGCTTGTGGAAGATGTAACATGGTTTGTGGCACTTGTGCTTGTTTTACAATGCAGGATATATTCTATAAAGATAATCCAAAGAGTGGTGAGAGAAGAAGGGTTTGGGCTTCCTGTCATGTAGACGGTTTCACATCTATGGCTGGTGGACATTCCTTCAGACTTGATAAAGGTGAAAGAATGAGATTTAAGGTAATGCATAAGGTTTACGACTATAAAAAACGCTTTGGTTACCATATGTGTACAGGTTGTGGAAGATGTGATGATGTCTGTCCAGAATATATATCCTTTGCAAATTCTGTGAATAAACTTAATGATGCAATGAAAGAAATTAAAGCTGAGGAAGAGGTAAAATAG
- a CDS encoding dockerin type I domain-containing protein has protein sequence MLRKKTKKNAFNSKSKRNLVSTSCVLSLILGNVCAYNSSTVYAGTEPTIAFQGADGGGKYATGGRGGEVVYVTNLNDSGVGSFRDAVGTSNRIVVFAVGGTIELKSDVVVKSNVTIAGQTAPGGAGITLKNFKIGMGGSNIIMRFISSRPGERGTNADYDAFGGSDGSNSIVDHCSMGWANDEQWGLYSANDNATIQYSIVGPSNSFSYHSKGIHGFGIMLGRSNVSWHHNLIVHNVSRNFRGKVVGTSSAEFTNNIIYNWASQTAYGTLGHLNYVNNTLKKGVSTVGGHNYVSVADSGTAPENYSIYLTGNRFLNSDNSNYSTFTQNNWSGISYGTGKDESNTKSNTPFKLLVNGFDASTVPKVESSEASYDHVLEFAGAGITSTQRPAIDQQVATETKTGTGTLTGARPYAEATAEQKATIDKYKMQCGVVYQYPKAVLTGAKVDTDKDGMADEWEVARGLNPNSKTTADGKPEANGDYCGQGYANIEYYINDLTINAFPKGVVTLSPTTKVTVLGDVNKDGKLSALDLAWLKKYILGGTTLTAEQLKSADMNNDGKANALDLALMTKKILSQ, from the coding sequence ATGTTACGTAAAAAAACTAAAAAAAATGCTTTTAACTCTAAAAGCAAAAGAAACCTTGTTTCAACATCTTGTGTCCTATCTTTAATCTTAGGGAACGTTTGCGCATATAATAGTAGTACTGTATATGCTGGAACCGAACCCACTATCGCATTTCAAGGAGCAGACGGCGGTGGAAAATATGCTACTGGAGGACGTGGCGGAGAAGTTGTATATGTTACAAATCTCAACGACAGCGGTGTCGGTTCCTTCCGTGATGCAGTAGGGACTTCAAACAGAATTGTAGTCTTTGCAGTAGGCGGAACCATTGAACTTAAAAGTGATGTGGTTGTAAAATCAAATGTCACTATTGCAGGACAAACTGCCCCTGGTGGTGCAGGTATAACACTTAAAAATTTTAAAATCGGAATGGGTGGCTCAAACATTATAATGCGTTTCATCAGTTCGAGACCTGGAGAAAGAGGCACAAATGCAGACTATGATGCCTTTGGAGGTTCTGATGGAAGTAACTCAATTGTAGATCATTGCTCAATGGGCTGGGCAAATGATGAACAATGGGGACTTTACTCTGCTAATGATAATGCAACAATCCAATATTCTATAGTAGGTCCTTCAAATTCCTTCTCCTATCACTCAAAAGGAATTCACGGCTTTGGGATTATGCTTGGTCGTTCAAATGTTTCTTGGCATCATAACCTTATAGTTCACAATGTTTCAAGAAACTTCAGAGGTAAAGTTGTTGGAACTAGCTCTGCTGAATTCACAAACAATATTATTTATAACTGGGCTTCCCAAACTGCCTATGGAACTTTAGGTCATCTTAATTACGTAAATAATACTTTGAAGAAAGGTGTTTCTACTGTAGGTGGGCATAATTATGTAAGTGTAGCGGACAGTGGCACAGCCCCTGAAAATTATTCTATTTATCTTACTGGAAATAGATTTTTAAATTCTGACAACTCAAATTACAGCACCTTTACTCAAAACAATTGGAGCGGTATTAGTTATGGTACTGGTAAGGATGAATCAAACACAAAATCAAATACTCCTTTTAAACTTCTTGTAAATGGATTTGATGCTTCTACAGTTCCAAAGGTAGAAAGTTCAGAAGCATCTTATGATCATGTACTTGAATTCGCTGGTGCAGGAATAACTTCAACACAAAGGCCAGCAATCGACCAACAAGTTGCAACGGAAACAAAAACAGGTACTGGAACCCTTACAGGCGCAAGACCATATGCTGAAGCTACAGCTGAACAGAAGGCAACAATTGATAAATACAAAATGCAATGTGGAGTTGTTTATCAATATCCTAAAGCTGTTTTAACTGGTGCAAAAGTTGATACAGACAAAGACGGTATGGCCGATGAATGGGAAGTTGCAAGAGGTTTAAACCCAAATAGCAAAACTACTGCTGACGGTAAACCTGAAGCCAACGGCGATTATTGTGGACAAGGATACGCTAACATAGAATATTATATTAATGACCTTACTATTAACGCTTTTCCTAAAGGCGTAGTAACACTATCACCAACAACTAAAGTCACTGTATTAGGTGATGTTAATAAGGATGGAAAATTATCTGCTCTAGACCTTGCTTGGCTAAAAAAATATATCTTAGGCGGAACAACCCTTACAGCTGAACAGTTAAAATCAGCAGACATGAATAATGATGGAAAAGCCAATGCACTGGACCTGGCACTAATGACAAAGAAAATCCTTAGCCAGTAA